CCGCTTGGCCGGCACCTGGCGGCGCCGATGAGCAAGGTGATCCAGATCCAGGCCTCGTCGGGGACGACGGGGAGCCCGTCCTACGTCGGGCTCACCCACCACGACATCCGCGTGTGGTGCGAGATGGGCGCGCGGACCATGTTCGCCAACGGCTTCCGGCCGGGCGACGTCTGCCTCCACGGGTTCTCGATGAGCAAGGGATTCGTCGGCGGCCTTCCGATGGTCCAGATCCTCCAGTACCTGGGCGTGTGCGACATCCCCGTCGGCGCCGACGCCGGCGTCGAGCGCTTGCTGCGCGTGTGTGCCGATCAGCGACCGCGGGTGATCACCGGCACGCCGTACTTCACGATCTACCTCGCCGAGCAGGCCCCCGCCGTGCTCGGCCGCGAGGCCAAGACCCTCGGAGTCCGGAACATCTCGGTCGGCGGCGAGCCCGGGGGCGGGATTCCAGCCGTGCGCGCGAGCGCGGAGGCGCTGTGGGGAGCCGAGGTCCGGGAGATGCTGGGCGGCACCGACCTCGGCTGCACCTACTGGGGCGAGTGCGAGGACAAGAGCGGCATGCACTTCTGCGCCCAGGAATTCATCCTCTTCGAGGTCATCGACCCGGAGACGGACGTGCCCCTGCCGCTCGAGGCCGGGGTGAAGGGCGAGCTCGTGTACACGGCCATCGACCGGGAGGCTTCGCCGCTTCTCCGCTTCCGCACCGGCGACCACGTGGAGGTCCTCGGCACCTCCTGCCGGTGCGGCCGGACCTCGCCGAAGATCCGGTGCTTCGGGCGCACCGACGACATGCTCATCGTGCGCGGGGTGAACGTCTTTCCGTCGGCGATCAAGGACGTCGTGGCGCGCCTCAAGCCGCGGGCGACCGGGGCCATCAAGGTCGTCGTCGACTTCCCCGGGCACACCACGCAGCGGCCGCTCCGGGTCAAGGTCGAGCACGGCCACGGCGTCACCGCCGCCGACCGGCCGGCGCTCATCGCCGAGCTCGAGCGCAGGCTCCGCGAGGCGCTCGCCTTCCGCCCCGTGGTGGAGCTGGTTCCCCCCGACACCTTCGAGAAGCCCGGCGTGCAGAAGATCTCGCTCATCGAGCGGGTCACGCCGGCGACGCCGTGAGCGACGCCGCCAGCCCCGCGGTCCCCGAGGCGGCGCCCGCCGCGGACGGCGCGATGCTGCGCTGCGAGGGCGTCTCTCGCCTGTTCGGTGGTATCGCGGCGCTGACCCGCGTGGACTTCACCGTGCACCGCGACGAGATCGTCGCGCTCGTGGGTCCCAACGGCAGCGGCAAGACCACCCTCGTCAACGCGATCACCGGCTTCTACCCGCCCCAGCAGGGGCGGATCATGTTCGACGGCGCCGACATCACGGGGCTGCGCCCGCACCGGGTGGCACAGTGTGGCATCGC
This Candidatus Rokuibacteriota bacterium DNA region includes the following protein-coding sequences:
- a CDS encoding AMP-binding protein, giving the protein MDERFWHEIEGQPWAEVQAIQEAALRRQLGYLEGTSAFYRDKLRAAGVQFDAVKTAADLARVPLTLKTELRESLAAQPPLGRHLAAPMSKVIQIQASSGTTGSPSYVGLTHHDIRVWCEMGARTMFANGFRPGDVCLHGFSMSKGFVGGLPMVQILQYLGVCDIPVGADAGVERLLRVCADQRPRVITGTPYFTIYLAEQAPAVLGREAKTLGVRNISVGGEPGGGIPAVRASAEALWGAEVREMLGGTDLGCTYWGECEDKSGMHFCAQEFILFEVIDPETDVPLPLEAGVKGELVYTAIDREASPLLRFRTGDHVEVLGTSCRCGRTSPKIRCFGRTDDMLIVRGVNVFPSAIKDVVARLKPRATGAIKVVVDFPGHTTQRPLRVKVEHGHGVTAADRPALIAELERRLREALAFRPVVELVPPDTFEKPGVQKISLIERVTPATP